A stretch of the Vitis riparia cultivar Riparia Gloire de Montpellier isolate 1030 chromosome 13, EGFV_Vit.rip_1.0, whole genome shotgun sequence genome encodes the following:
- the LOC117928617 gene encoding 60S ribosomal protein L6-3-like produces the protein MAPKQRTPKVSRNPNLIRGIGKHSRSKMYHKRGLWAIKAKNGGVFPRHDAKPKAPAPAEKSPKFYPADDVKKPLVNRHKSKLTKLRASITPGTVLIILAGRFKGKRVVFLKQLPSGLLLVTGPFKINGVPLRRVNQAYIIATSTKVDISGVNVEKFDDKYFAKETQKKKKKGEGEFFEADKEEKSVLPQEKKDDQKAVDTPLIKSIEGVPDLRTYLGARFLSRQA, from the exons ATGGCGCCGAAACAGAGGACCCCCAAGGTGAGCCGAAACCCGAATCTGATTCGCGGCATAGGTAAGCACTCCAGATCCAAGATGTACCACAAGCGTGGTCTCTGGGCCATCAAGGCCAAAAACGGCGGCGTTTTTCCCCGCCACGATGCCAAGCCCAAGGCTCCGGCGCCTGCCGAGAAGTCCCCGAAATTTTACCCCGCCGATGATGTGAAGAAGCCCCTGGTCAACAGACACAAGTCCAAGCTCACCAAGCTCAG GGCTAGTATTACTCCGGGTACTGTGCTGATCATCCTTGCTGGGAGGTTCAAGGGGAAGAGAGTTGTGTTTCTGAAGCAACTTCCATCTGGATTGCTCCTAGTTACTG GACCATTTAAGATTAATGGTGTTCCTCTAAGACGTGTGAATCAAGCCTATATCATTGCAACTTCCACCAAGGTTGACATCTCTGGAGTAAATGTGGAAAAGTTTGATGACAAGTATTTTGCCAAGGAAAcccagaagaagaaaaagaaaggagaaggaGAGTTTTTTGAAGCAGACAAGGAG GAAAAAAGTGTGCTCCCACAGGAGAAAAAGGATGACCAGAAGGCCGTGGATACACCATTGATAAAGTCCATTGAAGGAGTTCCAGACTTGAGGACCTATTTGGGTGCAAGGTTTCTCTCAAGGCAGGCATGA
- the LOC117928615 gene encoding FT-interacting protein 1-like, with the protein MKLVVEIVDAHDLMPRDGEGSASPFVEVDFENQRSRTTTVPKNLNPVWNQKLLFNFDQAKNHHHQTIEVCIYHERRQISSRAFLGRARIPCSTIVKKGEEVYQTFQLEKKRFFSSIKGEVGLKIYLSSETEPSSPAPSSSPPPPSSPPLSSENRNLIHNPSIPLPISEVPVSNISNISEVPVSNILNSSPSITRVSLIEKSSSPVPEAESPRSSVEEPKEEIKEPVEVRVAANPHIYKYQVLQQPAISVEKVPQGISSTMHQANPDIHPSPQDDYNLKEMDPQLGERWPGGGVYGGRGWMSGERFATTYDLVEQMYYLYVRVVKAKDLPPGALTGSCDPYVEVKLGNYKGRTRHFEKKMNPEWNQVFAFSKDRIQSSSLEVFVKDKEMVGRDDYLGRVVFDMNEVPTRVPPDSPLAPQWYRLEDRRGEGKVRGNIMLAVWLGTQADEAFSEAWHSDAASIHGEGVSSIRSKVYVSPKLWYLRVNVIEAQDIQPNDRSRVPEVFVKAQVGSQVLRSKICPTHTTNPLWNEDLVFVAAEPFEEQLVLTVEDRVHPSKDDVLGRISMPLTAFEKRLDHRPVHSTWFHLEKFGFGTLEADRRKELKFSSRIHVRVCLEGGYHVLDESTMYISDQRPTARQLWKQPIGILEVGILGAQGLLPMKMKDSRGSTDAYCVARYGQKWVRTRTIIDTFSPKWNEQYTWEVYDPCTVITLGVFDNCHLGGAEKLNSGGAVRDSRIGKVRIRLSTLESHRIYIHSYPLLVLQPTGVKKMGELQLAIRFTSLSLANMIYAYGHPLLPKMHYLHPLTVNQVDSLRYQAMNIVATRLGRAEPPLRKEVVEYMLDVDSHMWSMRRSKANFFRIMSLLSGVITMSRWFGNVCHWKNPITSVLVHILFLILIWYPELILPTIFLYMFLIGIWNYRSRPRHPPHMDTKLSWAEAVQPDELDEEFDTFPTSRSQDRVYMRYDRLRSVAGRIQTVVGDLATQGERFQSLLSWRDPRATSLFIMFCLCTALVLYMTPFRAVALVAGLYMLRHPRFRSKLPSIPNNFFKRLPPRTDSLL; encoded by the coding sequence ATGAAGCTGGTGGTGGAAATAGTAGATGCTCATGATCTTATGCCCAGAGACGGTGAAGGATCAGCAAGTCCTTTTGTGGAGGTTGATTTTGAGAACCAGCGAAGCCGAACTACAACAGTCCCAAAGAATCTCAACCCCGTTTGGAACCAAAAACTTCTCTTCAATTTCGACCAAGCCAAAAATCACCATCACCAAACCATTGAAGTCTGTATTTACCACGAGAGGAGACAAATTTCCAGCCGCGCCTTCCTTGGGAGGGCAAGAATTCCCTGCTCAACCATTGTCAAGAAAGGTGAGGAAGTTTATCAAACATTCCAACTAGAAAAGAAACGGTTTTTCTCTTCCATCAAAGGGGAAGTTGGCCTGAAAATCTATCTTTCATCAGAAACAGAACCAAGTTCCCCTGCTCCATCATCTTCTCCACCACCACCTTCTAGTCCTCCTCTCAGTTCGGAAAATAGAAATCTTATTCACAATCCCTCAATTCCTCTCCCCATATCCGAAGTGcctgtttctaatatttctaatatttccgAAGTACCTGTTTCTAATATCCTCAACTCCTCTCCCTCAATTACTCGAGTTTCTCTGATTGAAAAATCAAGTTCTCCTGTCCCAGAAGCCGAGTCTCCTCGCAGTTCGGTTGAAGAACCAAAGGAGGAGATCAAAGAACCTGTCGAAGTAAGGGTAGCGGCAAATCCACACATATACAAATATCAAGTTTTGCAGCAACCAGCCATTTCAGTGGAGAAGGTACCACAAGGCATCTCATCAACCATGCACCAGGCGAATCCAGACATCCATCCTAGTCCCCAAGATGACTACAATTTGAAAGAGATGGACCCACAGCTCGGTGAACGGTGGCCAGGTGGAGGAGTGTATGGTGGAAGAGGGTGGATGAGTGGCGAAAGATTTGCAACCACTTATGATCTTGTTGAACAGATGTATTATCTTTATGTTCGAGTTGTGAAAGCCAAAGATCTTCCACCCGGTGCCCTCACTGGAAGCTGTGATCCTTATGTGGAGGTAAAGCTTGGGAACTACAAAGGAAGAACAAGGCATTTCGAGAAGAAAATGAATCCTGAGTGGAATCAGGTCTTTGCCTTCTCAAAGGATCGTATCCAATCATCAAGCCTGGAGGTCTTCGTGAAAGATAAAGAAATGGTGGGAAGAGATGATTATCTTGGAAGGGTGGTTTTTGATATGAATGAGGTTCCAACAAGGGTTCCACCTGACAGCCCGCTTGCTCCTCAGTGGTACAGGTTGGAGGACCGCCGAGGGGAAGGAAAGGTGAGAGGAAACATCATGCTAGCTGTTTGGTTGGGAACACAAGCTGATGAAGCCTTTTCAGAGGCATGGCATTCAGATGCTGCTTCCATTCACGGGGAGGGTGTTTCTAGCATCCGGTCAAAGGTTTATGTATCACCAAAATTGTGGTACCTCAGGGTAAACGTGATTGAAGCTCAGGACATTCAGCCTAATGACAGAAGCCGGGTCCCTGAAGTTTTTGTAAAAGCTCAGGTTGGAAGCCAAGTGCTCAGAAGCAAAATTTGCCCAACTCACACAACTAACCCACTTTGGAATGAAGATTTGGTCTTTGTAGCAGCTGAGCCTTTTGAGGAGCAACTGGTCCTTACTGTCGAGGATCGAGTGCATCCTTCAAAGGATGATGTGCTTGGGAGGATTAGTATGCCACTTACTGCCTTTGAGAAGCGACTTGACCACCGACCAGTTCATTCTACCTGGTTCCACCTTGAGAAGTTCGGTTTTGGGACCTTGGAAGCTGACAGGAGAAAGGAGCTCAAGTTTTCCAGCAGGATTCATGTTCGAGTGTGTCTCGAAGGTGGATATCATGTACTGGACGAATCAACTATGTACATAAGTGATCAGAGGCCAACAGCAAGGCAGCTATGGAAGCAGCCCATCGGTATCTTGGAAGTGGGCATTTTGGGAGCACAGGGACTTCTCCCCATGAAGATGAAGGACAGCAGGGGCAGTACAGATGCTTATTGTGTAGCCAGGTACGGCCAGAAATGGGTTAGGACCAGAACAATTATTGACACTTTCAGTCCAAAATGGAATGAGCAATACACATGGGAAGTTTACGACCCATGCACAGTGATAACGCTGGGAGTTTTCGATAACTGCCACTTGGGAGGAGCTGAGAAACTGAACAGCGGAGGGGCAGTACGAGATTCACGAATTGGGAAGGTAAGAATTCGGCTATCAACCCTAGAATCTCATCGGATTTATATACATTCTTATCCACTTCTTGTTCTACAACCAACTGGGGTCAAGAAAATGGGTGAGCTTCAATTAGCCATCAGATTCACTAGCCTCTCCCTAGCCAACATGATATATGCCTATGGCCACCCCTTGCTGCCAAAAATGCACTACTTACACCCTTTGACGGTGAACCAAGTAGACAGTTTACGATATCAAGCCATGAATATTGTAGCAACCAGGCTTGGCCGAGCTGAACCACCACTTAGGAAAGAGGTGGTGGAGTATATGTTGGATGTGGATTCCCACATGTGGAGTATGAGAAGAAGTAAAGCAAACTTCTTCAGGATCATGTCACTGCTTTCTGGTGTGATTACCATGAGCAGATGGTTTGGGAACGTTTGCCACTGGAAGAACCCCATTACATCAGTCCTAGTTCATATACTGTTCCTGATACTGATTTGGTACCCAGAGTTGATACTTCCAACCATCTTTCTTTACATGTTCCTAATCGGAATATGGAACTACCGGTCCCGTCCAAGGCACCCACCTCATATGGACACTAAGCTTTCATGGGCAGAAGCAGTGCAGCCGGATGAACTTGATGAAGAATTTGACACTTTTCCAACATCTAGATCACAGGATAGGGTTTACATGAGATACGATAGGCTTAGAAGTGTGGCAGGAAGGATTCAAACAGTTGTAGGGGACTTAGCAACACAGGGGGAGAGATTTCAGTCTCTGCTCAGCTGGAGAGACCCAAGAGCAACAAGCCTTTTCATAATGTTCTGCCTATGTACAGCACTGGTGCTTTACATGACCCCGTTTAGAGCGGTGGCTTTGGTCGCAGGTCTGTACATGCTGCGCCATCCTAGGTTTAGGAGCAAACTGCCTTCCATACCTAACAACTTCTTCAAGAGATTGCCGCCTCGAACAGACAGCTTGCTCTGA
- the LOC117928616 gene encoding polygalacturonase inhibitor-like — MRLLLFFIFFLFPGFLSGAERCHPSDKTALLKFKNSFANPDQILLSWQPDFDCCDWYGVQCNETTNRVIGLESSVQLNGTIPSVIADLKYLRTLRLRKNPFLVGEIPPAIGKLTNLVSLDLSWNNISGSVPAFLSNLKKLWFLDLSFNKLSGTIPASFSTFPEIIGIDLSRNQLTGSIPESFGHFQGTVPTLVLSHNKLSGEIPASLGNMNFARILISRNNFSGSALMFFKASKTSDTIDISRNNFAFDFSEASFMEQTLVELDISHNKIWGSIPSRITDCVMLQSLNVSYNRLCGKIPSGWKMKYRSEPFDNTSYLHNRCLCSSPLEPCKN, encoded by the coding sequence ATGAGGCtgcttcttttcttcattttcttcctttttcctgGGTTTCTTTCTGGGGCGGAGCGATGCCACCCCAGTGATAAGACTGCCCTTCTCAAGTTCAAAAATAGTTTCGCCAACCCAGATCAGATTTTGCTTTCATGGCAACCTGATTTTGATTGCTGTGACTGGTATGGAGTCCAATGCAATGAGACTACCAACCGGGTTATTGGTTTGGAGTCGAGCGTCCAACTCAACGGTACCATCCCTTCCGTGATAGCTGATTTGAAGTACCTGCGAACACTTCGATTGAGGAAAAACCCATTCCTAGTCGGTGAAATTCCTCCGGCCATCGGGAAATTAACCAACCTAGTAAGCCTTGACCTCAGCTGGAACAACATCTCAGGCTCTGTGCCTGCATTTCTTTCAAATCTTAAAAAGCTTTGGTTTCTCGATCTCTCCTTTAACAAACTTTCCGGTACCATACCTGCTTCCTTCTCAACTTTTCCAGAGATAATCGGAATTGACCTAAGCCGTAACCAACTCACTGGCTCCATACCCGAGTCTTTTGGTCATTTCCAAGGTACAGTCCCCACACTCGTCCTATCCCACAACAAACTTTCAGGCGAAATCCCGGCCTCTCTAGGCAACATGAACTTTGCCCGAATCCTAATCTCGCGCAACAACTTCTCCGGATCCGCATTGATGTTTTTCAAAGCATCAAAAACCAGCGACACAATCGACATATCACGAAACAACTTTGCGTTCGACTTCTCAGAGGCGAGTTTCATGGAGCAGACATTGGTAGAATTGGACATCTCCCATAATAAAATATGGGGCAGCATTCCATCAAGGATAACGGATTGTGTAATGCTTCAGAGTTTGAATGTTAGTTACAACAGGCTGTGTGGGAAAATTCCATCTGGTTGGAAGATGAAGTATCGATCGGAACCTTTTGATAACACTTCTTACTTGCATAACCGTTGTCTTTGTAGCTCTCCTCTTGAACCTTGTAAAAATTGA